In Prunus dulcis chromosome 2, ALMONDv2, whole genome shotgun sequence, a single genomic region encodes these proteins:
- the LOC117617370 gene encoding putative disease resistance RPP13-like protein 1: MGEAYLVAFLQVLVDKLARREVFKYFGLIKGVDQKLQKWTATLSAIGAVLNEAEERQLITESKPLKLWLDDLRDLAYDVEDVLDKYATKMLKREIEHYTARRVWNSVPNGVFNCKMNSEIKKITERLQEISQQKDQLISLNIITGTTSSTTARQNLPPSSSQPDGPVIGRDEDKRRVVEFVSKQERGAVNFDVVAIVGMAGVGKTTLAAQVFNEIVATDQFKPTAWVCVSDDFNLERVTKQILESVTSRHYPTEDFNQVQQYLHTELAGKKFLIVLDDVWGTCSYGLWMKLQSPFRDGAAGSKIIVTTRDAEVSKMMGAGTLVHNLELMKNDVCFEVFEQHAFRNVNRDIPPNFESLKEKIVARCSGLPLAARTLGGLLLRKEMNEWEEILNNKLWSLSNECDILPVLRLSYHYLPSHLKRCFAYCSILPNDYQFSEQQLILLWMAEGLIQPQPEHNKQMEDLGTDYFQELLSRSLFQKSSKNNSKYVMHDLIVGLAQWAAGDICFRWEDKQNSDHVQLGCFPKARHASYICGDYDYDVVKRFEAFSEVKHLRTFLPLSHGYPCHCLSRTDPFVLLPKLQYLRVLSLNGDNVTTLYLINIGKLKYLRHYHVDHTPLKYKSIAEIYEKCNMCIIEPESFEEAAKDDSWKKAMEAEITMIEKNNTWELVNRPFDKPIIGVKWIYKTKLNLDGSVQKNKARLVAKGYSQKPGIDFNETFAPVARLDTVRTLVAVAAQKNWNLSTGCKVRIS; the protein is encoded by the exons ATGGGAGAGGCTTATCTTGTGGCTTTCCTTCAAGTGCTGGTCGACAAGTTGGCGCGTCGTGAGGTGTTCAAGTACTTCGGACTCATAAAGGGCGTCGACCAAAAGCTGCAGAAATGGACTGCCACCTTGTCTGCGATTGGAGCGGTTCTGAATGAGGCGGAGGAGAGGCAACTAATCACCGAGAGCAAGCCGCTGAAGCTTTGGCTGGATGATCTCAGGGACTTAGCTTATGACGTGGAAGACGTATTGGACAAATATGCTACTAAAATGCTCAAACGGGAGATAGAGCATTATACCGCAAGAAGGGTCTGGAACTCAGTTCCTAATGGTGTTTTCAACTGCAAAATGAACTCAGAAATAAAGAAGATTACTGAGCGTTTACAAGAGATATCTCAGCAAAAGGACCAGCTCATTAGTTTGAATATCATTACTGGGACGACGTCGTCCACTACGGCACGTCAAAATTTACCTCCCAGTTCCAGTCAACCAGATGGACCTGTGATTGGAAGGGACGAAGACAAAAGGCGGGTGGTTGAATTTGTGTCGAAACAAGAGCGCGGTGCCGTCAATTTCGATGTAGTTGCCATTGTTGGTATGGCTGGAGTCGGAAAGACAACACTTGCTGCACAAGTGTTCAATGAAATTGTTGCAACCGATCAATTTAAACCAACTGCTTGGGTATGCGTGTCTGATGACTTCAACCTAGAAAGAGTGACAAAGCAAATTCTCGAATCAGTCACATCCCGGCACTATCCTACAGAAGATTTCAATCAGGTTCAACAGTATCTGCATACGGAATTAGCTGGAAAGAAGTTTTTGATTGTTTTAGATGATGTTTGGGGCACATGTAGCTATGGTCTATGGATGAAACTGCAGTCCCCCTTTCGCGATGGAGCAGCAGGAAGCAAGATAATTGTGACAACGCGAGATGCAGAAGTTTCGAAAATGATGGGAGCTGGCACTCTAGTTCATAATTTGGAGCTTATGAAAAATGACGTTTGTTTTGAAGTATTTGAGCAGCATGCATTCAGGAATGTTAACAGAGATATACCACCAAATTTCGAGTCACTCAAGGAGAAAATTGTTGCAAGATGCAGTGGATTGCCTTTGGCTGCTAGGACTCTTGGCGGCCTTTTACTTCGTAAAGAGATGAATGAATGGGAGGAAATATTGAACAACAAATTATGGAGTCTATCAAATGAGTGTGACATACTTCCGGTATTAAGATTAAGCTATCACTATcttccttcacatttgaaaaGATGCTTTGCCTATTGTTCGATACTTCCAAATGACTATCAATTTAGTGAGCAGCAATTGATCCTTCTGTGGATGGCAGAGGGTTTGATTCAACCACAACCAGAACATAATAAGCAAATGGAAGATTTAGGAACTGACTATTTTCAGGAGCTCTTATCGAGGTCATTATTTCAGAAATCAAGcaaaaacaattcaaaataTGTAATGCATGACCTCATTGTTGGTTTGGCACAGTGGGCAGCAGGAGATATTTGTTTTAGATGGGAGGATAAGCAGAATAGCGATCATGTACAACTTGGATGTTTTCCAAAGGCCCGCCATGCGTCCTACATTTGTGGTGACTATGACTATGATGTGGTTAAAAGATTTGAGGCATTTTCTGAAGTGAAACATTTGCGGACCTTCCTGCCTCTTTCTCATGGTTATCCTTGCCATTGTCTAAGTCGTACGgatccttttgttttgttgccaAAATTGCAATACTTGCGGGTGCTTTCTCTCAATGGCGATAATGTAACAACCCTCTATCTCATCAATATTGGTAAATTGAAGTATCTGCG GCACTACCATGTTGATCATACTCCTCTCAAGTACAAGAGCATTGcagaaatttatgaaaaatgcaacatgtgcaTTATAGAACCagaaagttttgaagaggcAGCAAAGGATGACTCTTGGAAGAAAGCAATGGAAGCTGAAATCACCatgattgagaagaacaatacATGGGAGCTTGTGAATAGACCATTTGATAAACCAATCATTGGAGTCAAATGGATCTATAAGACTAAACTGAACCTAGATGGATCTGTGCAGAAGAATAAGGCTCGGCTGGTGGCAAAGGGATATTCTCAAAAGCCTGGAATTGACTTCAATGAGACCTTTGCACCAGTGGCTCGACTTGATACTGTGAGAACCTTGGTGGCTGTGGCTGCACAGAAAAACTGGAATCTGTCAACTGGATGTAAAGTCCGCATTTCTTAA